A genomic region of Dreissena polymorpha isolate Duluth1 chromosome 4, UMN_Dpol_1.0, whole genome shotgun sequence contains the following coding sequences:
- the LOC127878120 gene encoding heat shock 70 kDa protein 12A-like, whose amino-acid sequence MNAQVSEGKEKALVVAAIDFGTTYSGWAFSFKHDFERDPINVSAKTWLGGQLTSLKGPTCILIKPDGKTLEAFAYDAETRYSELSEKNKHKKWFYFRRFKMALWKKSIHKDTVLEDECGRELLALTVFSLSIKFMKDNLFEKTESQVSGLKEDDIHWVLTVPAIWNDSAKQFMRMAAEQAGISSDKLTLALEPEAASLYCRHLPVKKDGDCSLSTLKAGTKYLVLDAGGGTIDITVHEVCTGGTLKEVHKATGGEWGGTNVDAAFMEFLGKITDEKAIQKFKDDNMEDYIELFRDFEIKKRAIDTSKTGKITIKVPLSLIDHVRDVTKKKLKDKLQSSGYGEKVTLAGDKIRLDADIMRSFFSTSWRKSSNMFLICYKKKNAVASRPF is encoded by the exons ATGAATGCACAA GTTTCAGAAGGAAAAGAAAAAGCTTTAGTGGTCGCTGCCATAGATTTTGGAACGACCTACTCAGGCTGGGCGTTTTCATTTAAACACGATTTCGAACGGGATCCGATCAATGTGTCAGCTAAAACATGGCTTGGTGGCCAGCTTACTTCATTAAAAG GTCCTACGTGTATATTGATCAAACCAGACGGAAAGACTCTTGAGGCGTTTGCATACGATGCAGAAACTCGCTACAGTGAATTGAGCgagaaaaataaacacaaaaaatggTTCTACTTTCGAAGGTTCAAAATGGCCTTGTGGAAAAAG TCCATTCATAAAGACACAGTTTTAGAAGACGAATGTGGCCGAGAGCTCCTAGCGTTGACAGTGTTTTCCCTGTCAATCAA ATTCATGAAAGATAATCTGTTCGAGAAAACTGAAAGTCAAGTGTCAGGATTGAAAGAAGACGATATTCACTGGGTTCTGACCGTGCCTGCTATTTGGAATGATTCAGCAAAACAGTTTATGAGAATGGCTGCGGAGCAG GCCGGGATATCATCAGACAAGCTGACCCTTGCACTTGAACCAGAAGCAGCCTCACTGTACTGCAGACATCTTCCTGTCAAGAAGGATGGAGATTGCAGTCTTTCCACACTGAAGGCTGGAACAAAATATTTAGTTCTAGATGCAGGAG GTGGAACTATTGATATTACGGTCCACGAAGTGTGCACAGGAGGGACCCTAAAAGAAGTCCACAAGGCGACTGGAGGTGAATGGGGAGGAACGAACGTTGATGCGGCGTTTATGGAATTTCTTGGAAAGATTACAG ATGAAAAGGCAATTCAGAAATTCAAAGATGATAATATGGAAGACTATATTGAACTTTTTCGTGATTTTGAGATAAAGAAGAGAGCTATAGACACTTCAAAGACTGGAAAAATAACCATCAAAGTGCCCCTATCACTTATTGATCATGTGAGAGATGTAACAAAAAAGAAATTGAAAGACAAACTGCAATCATCGGGCTACGGAGAAAAG GTCACGCTGGCCGGGGATAAAATTCGCTTGgatgccgatatcatgcgttcgTTCTTTAGCACATCTTGGCGCAAATCGTCGAACATGTTTCTGATTTGCTACAAAAAGAAGAATGCAGTGGCGTCGAGGCCATTCTGA